TTTATTCTTGGTGCAACAATGCCTAGTTTTTTGTCTCATTAACCTGGTCTATATCCCTTTGCAATTTGCAGAAACGTGCACGTGACGAGGAGGGTGAGGGAAGGAGCGACCCAGTAGATATGCTAAAAGCTGTCGGTGAGGTTGGGAAGGGTTTCGTGAGGAGTGTATATTTACTCAAGGCTCCAAGGCTCATGAACTGaaaagtcttcaattccaagGATCTCGGATAAGGGCATGTTCTGTGTTGTACTCTTTTATTCCCTCGCACATATTCTCCACATAGTTAAGCTGTTGCTCCAAGAAAGCAAGGAAATAGGTCTTCTTGGGTGAGTGGTGTATTTTTGTTTAAACGGCTTAGTTTACCTAGGATATTTTGCGGCTGCAGGTTATTGTGATACATGAGAGTAGAAAGTAACTTGTATCCTAACAGCAAACTTTCAAATGTATGTAAAAGTTTTGGCACGCTTGATTTTTATTCAATAACACTAGATTTTGCTCACAGGAAATGGCACACTGTACATTTTTCGACTTGGTTTTTATTATTCTGCCGTGTGGATCATATATTTGCTTTGGATTCAAATCAATTGCTTGACTTAATTCAAGCATCGGGTATCGATATAGATCTCTTGAAGTGTCTCATCAGCAGAATGAAAATAGTACAAGAATATATCTCATTAAACAGTATCTAGAAATTATGACTGTTCATTCTTGACACTTTGTGATGAATGCACAAAACTTTCACATTTCTTGAGACATAATGATACCATCTAAGCTCAATTATCATTGCCACCTTCCTGGCAATGATACAGGTGCAACACGATCTTTTCCTGACCGAAAGATTAACTGTATCTAACCATGACCTTGGTTAGCAACtccggaaaacaaaaaaaatcagataGCAGCAATTATTTCGATCCCGTGTTTGATGCCTTGGTGGGTTTCTACATTTGGCTCATGACAACATTTAACGTCAACTCAGCAACGAATAAGGTGCCAGATGATTCTGATTTCAGCATTTTTCGTTCTGGTTTCAGACATACCTCGATTTAAGGTCAAGTTAGGGCCTCCTGGATGAGTCTTTCTGTGAGAGACTTAGGGAGTCCCATTACAGTATCATCAGTCCCAATCTGTAGGAAACATGAGTTACATACTTGTAACAAAAAAGATGGCTATAAAGAGATCTCACACCTTAGacagacgagagagagagagagagagagagaccactTCTTTTACGAAAGGCAATGTGAGAGGATGTTCAAGCATCAAACCCCCAGCGACATTGAGCGTAATTCCCTCATCAATCTGAGGCGGCAAATGACATTAAGTACTTGAGGGCAATGACAAGTAGCTCACTGATCCTCAACATGGTTAAGAGGACTTACCAGACTCTGGACAACCTGAGCTGGTATGTCATAAAAGTATACCTGTTTAACACCCAACATTTTGCCACATCGTCAATGGAAAATCAAAAAAGCATAACTACTCCAAAACTAATGCTACGTCAAGCAAGGTACTTGTTATATATGAGGTTTCCATTAACCACATTGTGAGGACACGCAACTTGATAAAAATAAACTCTCCATTAAAATATAACGCTGTTCCAGTCACATTCTCGCTGTACCTACCATTTCGagttaattaaagaaaaactagaTCTGCAATTCTTTACGCAGAGTTCTGAAGGGAAACTGAAAATAGCAGGACTACTATGATAATCTGTAGCTCGAAGGCAATTCACTGTCAAACTGCTTTGAAATCTCTGAAGGACCCACCACAACATGAGCACAATAGGTTAAACTAGAATGTATGTAAATAACTTTTGTTCCAGTTGATGCACTTCTTAAAAACAAGGAGACCGGAATGCCATGTGACTGTAAATAGTCGGAAACAGTAGATAATTAAACTTCAGCATGTATTGATGAGCATGCAGTACCTCTGCTCGCTCCCATCCCGCTTCCCTCCTTCCTGTCTTCAGGTTGGTTACAAGTACGGATCCTACAACATCTGCACGACCACCAGAGTACTCTGGAACATAAACAGCAATGAGAATTCAGgcgaatttcttttttctgaagATAGTATGAGAGCATGTAGTGTCCAGCAAACCTTCAATAAAATGCCGTGCTTCGTCCTTACTGGACGGTTTTTCCCTGATCCTTCCTTCATATACCACCACCTCCAAATCAATTAGGCGTATTAGTAAGAACTAACTCTCAGCAAGGACTGCTACAAAAGTAATAAACCAATGCCTATCTCTTCTGTTTTCCTAAATGAGATTATTCTGTTGTCAGAGGCATAATATTCGAAGGTTAAGATGGAGAGGTAGCTATAAAAACAAGCATGGACAGATTCAATAAACTTGCGTCTCTTTAGGAGATTTTCTCTTCACAAGAGGAATGTTCATGACAAACATCTGCTCCTCATCATGTTTCTTGGTAAGTATATTAAAACGGGCCTCCCACTATCCATAATAAAGTTATTATGAAAAGATGTGATTTTCCGGCTTCTAAAATTCTGTCAGCATGTCTAGATAATTATCTTTGAGGAAAAGACCCAATTTCCAGCTACTAAAGTTCTGTGGGCTTGTCTGGATGGTTATCTTTGAGGAAGACACTTGAAGGCGTACTGAAGGTACTAAAACCTACTTCAGTAGCATTACTCCATGGTACACATAGACGATCAAGTTCCTGCATTCTATAACTTCGCCTTTAGGTTCCTCTATTCTAATTTCTCTAGAGGAACTGTGCGCACACATTTGGAGAAAATCTTTGCTTAAGGATAAATCTTCACATGAATGCACAACACAGATGAATGTTGAACACTGCATGAAGCCACAAGAGTAACAATATATAGGTAAACAACATACTGTGTCAGCAGTAATTAAGAGGGTTGTGTGGACATCCTCCACAAAAGAATCCACATTCTGGAGCCTGGAGAGGATAGCATCTGCCTAAAATATCAGATCTAAATTAGTTGTGCAGATAAACATTTGCATCCTCACTAATTGTCAATCCAACGGCTGAATAATCATAAGACACTGACCATGAAGTGCCAATGACAACTGCTCAACTCGTCAAAATGAAGCAATTGACTTGTAAAGAACTTTGCTGGGAATTTACAGCGTACTCAAGAAATTGTCCTTTATCGTAGAATTTGACAATGCAGGGTAACTAAAAAGGACAGCTATTTCGAAGTTTCAGCTGAGAATCGCTAGGTTTTTTTGGCTTATGAAAGTATCAAGGCAAGCTGAATCTCTCATCCACTAACCAGATTAACTGTTGATGACTATATATCATACAATCATTATCGGATCAACAAGCTTCCTcgttttcccaaaaaaaaaaaaaagaaaaggaagaggcCTTCTTGCCAATGACTCTTCTCTCCTGTTTTACATGTTCCACGCCATATCTCCACATCAAGTCACATTCAAACATGAAAACAAACATTTAAGCTAAAAAGCTCTTACTTTAGGAGGACAAGCTTCTGACCTTGCTCCAACTGCATATAATGCACTTCTCATAAAGTCTTTCCAACACACAAACAAAGCCAATGTGCAAGACGAGAACACTAACAGAACAAGATTCGATTTTTTCGAGAAGAGTGAAGACCGTTACCTTAGCCTCAGCTAAAGCCGTGACCAAGTCTTCGGGCTTCTCCTTCCTTATAGCCTTCTCGTCTATGTCTGCAGTCTGAAGAAACCATAACTCGAGCTCTCATTTTTGAACCCGAAAACTCTGAAATCCCAACCAAATTCGAGACTGTTGCACTCAAGCAACGAAGCACAAACAAACCATGACAGTGAAGTCGTATCCCATTTCGGCTAGAATGTGCCGGCGAGCCATGGATGACGAACCCAATATTATCTGCTCTCCAACAACGACCGAGTAACATCCGAAATGTGACCCGAGAAGAGATTCGACAGTTAAACAGATGAAAAGCAGGTCTCGAGAACCAAAAGAGGGACAGAGAGCGGGAGAAACGGAATGAACCTTGAAGGGCGACCCCATTGaagccatcttcttcttcttcttcttctttctctgaaACAGAAGGTGCAATGCGATGATGTCTTGTGCGTTTGCGAATTTCAAAAGCATATGCTTTCAAAAGCCGGCGCAGGGTCGGTCAGAGCGAAATAATTTATCATATCGCACTTCGTTTCAACCAATAGATTCCGACAGTCCGGCACATACGGTCCATACCGTGCAACGACTGATGATAAGCGCGCATGAACTTTTATCCACATGGTCACTCGCTTGAGCTCTTCATCCCACGTGCATCCTCACCTTCCGGCTTTTCAGTTATGTGCAAGCTTTCCTCCTGCTCGATGATAAATCGAGCTTGGTGCCCTCATTAACTTTTTTTCGGACAGAAATGTAAGTGTCGGGAGGCCATTCTTTTTCATGTGGGTCAGAATCTTGGGGAGCCTGTCAGCAATCCTTCATCTTCCATGGTCGGTGAGACCCTATTTGGTAACGGTCCAGAAATAATATTCTTTTATAgctggattaaaaaaaaaatttgaaattcatttagtaaattttttttcaagtaaaatttttttgaaggaataaattttcgtttttttttgttcttaataatagatttgaaacaaaatttaaaaaaacttttaaaaaaaaaagttacttcttgttctTAGAATAATTCCTAGAGTCAagtctatttttcttctttttttcctctctttcctttttttcttcttctatcagCCACAAAAGAGGGATGAAAACCACCGGCCGGTGGCGTGGATGGTAGATCCTTGGCCCTCCCCGgtggaggccaaggttcgaagCCTGCGGCGGGGAGGCCGAAGCGCTATGTGGTGATTTAAGCGTGACGTCGGGATGGTGGTTTTCCCGCTAGCGTCACCGGGGTTTACGGTGCGCTGTCGGTCAAACCGGTTCCTcctattccaaaaaaaaaaaaaaaaagatgaagaaaaagggaaaaggaaaaaaataagaaaaatataataaaagtattaaaaagttaaaagaaacaaaataaaaataaaaatcttattaGACACATTTCTATCTCGAGAATAAAATTTTGGACGAGTTATCAAGCGTTTTtaaaaactaataaattatttggaaacgagaataaaaagatttatttttACGCAAAAATTGTTATCGGAAACAGAATGGTTATCAAATGCACGCTAAGGACTTATTTGGTAACACTCTCGAAAACAactaattttgtttctttatttttcggaataaaaaaggaaaagaaatctatttggtaaatttttttattcttgagaataaaaatctttttttttttgcaagaataaatttgaaacaaaatcaagaagtaaaaaaaactttttgtTCAGGGAATAATTCTTAGAATCAagtctactttttttttcttttcttctctttcctttctcttcttcttcttcttcttcttcttcttcttctccttaaCCCGCTTCTGCTCCTTCTGCTCCTTCTGCTCCTTctgctcctccttctcttccttcttcttcttcttcttcttcttcttcttcttcttcttcttcttcctcctccttttgacTAGTCACTACCCTCGAGGCCTTGACCATGGCCGAAGACCAGCCAAATTAGACCCGGCGATCTAGCCGGAGCGTCACGGATGCACGGCAAAGCTCGGCCAACAAGTCTCGTGTGAGGGCAAGGTTGACCTCTCCTTTGCCTAGCCAAGGCCAAGGCTCATGGTGGCCATGCCAGCCTCCGATGAGCTTGCCAGACCAATCCCAACCAGTCGTTGGCAGCGACGGCCATAAGGAGgaacaagaagagaaaaggaaaaaaaaaagaaaaaatatatatattatatatattaaaaaattaaaaaaaataaaagaaaaattaagaatcctactaaatgcatttctatcaCAACAATAGatattttggacagttaccaaacggtttcaaaaactcagaaattgttcctaggaatataattaaaaaataataatttctaagtaaacaTTATTCTCGATAAAAGAATATTATTAAACGAGCCCTAACTTTTCACATGGGAGCATGCCTAGCTATAACTTGCCAATAGCTATAGTGTAGAAAGACCTGCATATTGTTCGGTGACTTCCTACGATAACTTTGAAGTCCTGTATTAGTTGCGGTAATAGAATATGACCTTAATTAAATGGCCATAATCAATTGACTATTACATTTTCCAGGAGACATTTAATGTAATAATTAGTCAATTCATCCTCAGGAATAACAGAATATTATGTTTAGATAATAATGTCTGCCCATTCAATAATCCTGATCTTATGCTTAACTTATTAAAATTTGCCGAAGGTTTAAACATGTTGCATTCGTCGTATTTCtaagggaaaattgttcaaaaaatcatgaacttATTGCacttgtgtcaattcaatcataaacatttttaattatgccaattgagttctaaacattttcacattttactaaGTGAGTCCATCTTACCAATTTCAACTAAAAATCACTAACGTAGATATTGGTTGGTATGCAAGGCCTGACGTGaacaattttcataaattttttaaaaattctaaattttatattctttttattctttttttttttccaagcccaaATGGGCTGGTTGACCCTCGCCACCACTAAGCGAGGGCTATAACTAAGAAGAGCTTCATGGCCCTTGCTAGACTTGAttgggaaaacaaaaaatgaaaacagaaaagaaaataattaagaatcataaaaaaattattcacatcaacaCCGATTTGTCTTAAGTAACCAATGTCCACGTAAATAATTTCCAATCAGAATTagtcaaatcgactcaattaacaaaattaaaatatttaggagtgaattgacaaaaatgcaataggtttaggactttttagataattttcctacatttttttattacatatttgCAATTCTATTATAGCTAACACAATTACCCTTAAACCTATCTCTGAAGACCTCAAACACTAGCCATCTCTACATGTCTAGACTTGCACAGTATGTGAAGAACGGTAATAAGTAACTTAAATCACGACGACAACCATGCTTGTGCATCGACAAACACCTTAACCGCTCTACCGGGTTTCCCAATGGTGACGACAACCATGCTTGTGTATACTTATAAGGCTCCAAGACTCATGAACTGAGAATAGAAAGTACCTTGTATCCTAACAACATGTTTTCAAACGTAAAAGTTTTGGCACGGTTGATTTTTATTCACAAAAACTAGATTTGGCGCACAGGAAATGGCATGCCATTCTTGTTCCAGCTTTGTTTATAGTAATCTGCTGTGTGGATCACATATATGCATTGAAAATAGAATCTTCTCAATTGCTCGACTTAATTCAAGCATCAGGTATCAATATAGATCTCCTCAAAAGTACACGAGTGACTGAGAAACgtgaaaaaaatgagatttgtCAATTCATTTCCTTTCAGGTAAAGTATCGGATTAACAATTTGAAAACAGAACAAGAATGTATCTCGTTGAACAGAAGAGTATCTAGAAATTATGGCAGGTGCATTCTCGAGATTTTGTGATGAATGCACAAAAATTTTCACGTTGCTTAGACATAACGCAAGCTCCACCATCATTGCAATCTTCCTGGCAATAATGCAAGTATAACGTGAGCTTCCTGGCCGAAAGATTAGCTGTATCTGACCATGACCATGGCTAGCCACTCGGGAAAGCAGAGCATCAGATGACAACAAATTATCTCCATCTGTGTTTGATGCCTCGGTGGGGTTACTACATCAGGCTCATGACGATATTTAATGTCAACTCCAGCAACGAACAAGGTGCCAGAAGATTCTGATTTCAGCATTTTTATGCTGGGTTCCTGCATGCCTCACTTGAAGGTCGAGTTAGGGCCTCCTGGATGAGTCTTTCCGTGAGAGACTTAGGGAGTCCCATTATAGTATCAGCAGTCCCAATCTGTAGGAAACATCAGGGTTACATACTTGTAAGAAAAAGATGGCCATATCTCAGCATTAACTATCCTGGTTTGGCACTCCTATACTCGGTCCAAAATTTCAATCGATTTCGATGCTTGTAACAAAAAGATGGCTATATCTCCCCTTAGGCAGATGaagaatatgagagagagagagagagagagagagagagagagagagagagaccactTCTTTTATGATTGGTGATGTAAGTGGATGTTCGAGCATCAAACCCCCAGCAACATTGAGTGTAATTCCCTCATCAATCTGAGGTGGCAAATGATGGTAAGTACTAAAACAGGACAATGACAAGTAGTCACTGATCCTCATCATGGTTAAGAGGACTTACCAGACTCTGAACAACCTCAGCTGGTATGTCATAAAAGTATACCTGCATGACACCCAACATTTTGCCAAAAGCAATTCGCTGTCAAACTAGCGGACATGATTAGGAGCTCAAGCCTTGGGGGCCAAGATACACAATGCGGCTTTGAAGTCTCTAAAGCACCCATCGCAACACGAACACAGTAGACTAAACAAAAATGCATGTCAATGGCTTTTGGTCCAGTTGATGCACTTCCTAGAATCATGAAGACTGGAATGCCATGTGCATGTAGCTAGTCAGAAACAGTAGATAATTAAACTTCAGCAAGTATTTATGAGGATGCATTACCTCTGCTCGCTCCCATCCTGCCTCCCTCCTTCCCGTCTTCAGGTTGGTTACAAGTACAGATCCAACAACTTCTGCACGACCACCAGAGTACCCTGGAAAATACACGACTATAAGAATCCaggagaatttcttttttctaaaggTAATATGAGGGGATGTAGTGTCCAGCAAACCTTCAATAAAATTCCGTGCTTCGTCCTTACTGGATGGTTTTTCCCTGATCCTCCCTTCATGTACCACCACCTCCAAATCAATTAGACGTGTCAGAGCTAACTCTCACCAAAGACTGCtacaaaggtaagaaatcaatgcCTATCTTTACTGTTCTCCTAAATGAGATTATTCTGTTGTCAGAGGCATAATATTCAAAGGTTGAGATGGAGAGGTTGCTATAAAAACCAGTATGGACAGATTTAATAAACCCGTGActcttcagaagatttttctctTCACAAGAGAAAGGCTCATGAGAAAAATTTGTTCCTCATCATGTTTCTTGGTAAGTATATCAAAAGGGACCTCCCATTATCCACAATAAAGTTATATGAAAAGATGTGATTTCCGTCTAATAAAGTTCTGTCGGCATGTCTGGATGGTTATCTTTGAGGAAGACCCTTGAAGACATACGGAAGGTACTAACACCTTACTTCAGTAGCAATACTCCATGGAACACAGAGACAATCAAGTTCCAGCTTCCGTAACTTCGCCTTTAAGTTCCTCTATTCTGATTTCTCTAGAGGAACTATGCACCCGTGCACGCCCATTTGGAGGGAATCTTTACTTAAGGATAAACATTCACACGACTGCACAAGACAGATGAATGTTGAACACTGCATGTGGCCACAAGAGTAACAATATTTGGGTAAAGAACATACTGTATCAGCGGTGATTAAGAGGGTTGTATGGACATCCTCCACAAAAGAATCCACATTCTGGAGACTGGAGAGGATAGCATCTGCCTAAAATATCAGGTCTAAATCAGTCGTGCAGATGAACATTCACATCCTCACTAATTGTCAATCGGCTGAATAATACTGACAATGAAAAGCTAATGATAACTGCTCGAATTGTCAAAATGAAGCAATTCACTTGTAAAAACTCTGCTGGGAATTTACAGCCTACTGAAGAATTGTCCTCGATCGTATATTTTGACAATGCAGGGCAACTGAGAACGACTGCCATTTCTAAGTTCTAGCTGAGAATCGCTAGGTTTCGCGGCCTATGAAAGTAGCGAGGCAAGCTTTATCGCTCATCCACTAACCAAACCAACTGTTGATGACTAAAAATctgttggaaatggtgatccatcttctagaatttcctaaatttactaaattacaatctagaattccctagatgTGGTTTTGGGTAGTTAAAGATAGTGGCTGGAAAATGTCCAACAAGTAAGTAGCAAACAATCTCTGAACAAGTCAGAAATAACTTGGTTAAATGGTGGTGACCGCAAGATGAAACCTACGTGGACAGATCCAGAATCCTCTAAAGCGGTTGTACTTAGTCGGCGAAAATGCTTATAAAAAGGTAATAGCTCATTCATGTAAAAGGGTGTATGGGGAGTTTAAGAGTAAACTCTATATCCTTTTTCTCCTTCACCCACGCCAACATCTCCTCATGTAATTATGTAAAATCACATGTTCTTTAACTTAGTAAAACTATCCTTGTCCCATTAACCTTCTCAAAATATCCTATTCTTATCCATCTTCAATCAAATACAAATATACCATACACACCTACACTTGCATGTATCAAAACACAAACTATCATTGATACAAAAATCATGCTTTTGCGCATATTTAAATTTACAATATGATGTCAAACTTAGGTTCATTCGAATAATTTTGGGCATTTgtcctcatcatcttcaactAAAATTAAGGCCAGAACCCAACCGAGAGAGAGCTGGAGCCAAAGCTAAAGCCAGAGCCTATGAGAGCCAGAGCCAAAACCCATAGCAACTACAACTAAGACATATGGGACATCAATGAAGAAAAGACTTGCACGTTTGAAGGTAAGTGCAAGTGTTCCGACAAAAGGATGCAAGGGATCATAGAACGAAAACGGCATAAAAAGCATGGGATAGTAGAATTTCAAGGTACGTTCGAAAAAATACCGCGAAAATACATTAGTCATATAAATCATTATCAGATCAACAAGCTtcccactaaaaaaaaaaaaaaaaaaaagaacggaaaaaaatgaaaatacatgCTTATCAATAACTAGTGGCCTgttttaccaaaataaaaataaaaataaaaaataactagtGGCCTGTTTTGCATGTTCCACACCATGCCTCCACATCAAATCATATTCAAACACGAAAACAAACATTTAAGCTGAAAACCTCTTATTTCAGGAGGACAAGCTTCTTACCGAGCTCCAACTCCATTAAACGCACTTCT
Above is a window of Eucalyptus grandis isolate ANBG69807.140 chromosome 9, ASM1654582v1, whole genome shotgun sequence DNA encoding:
- the LOC104419744 gene encoding 7-methyl-GTP pyrophosphatase-like isoform X1, whose translation is MLLKFANAQDIIALHLLFQRKKKKKKKMASMGSPFKIILGSSSMARRHILAEMGYDFTVMTADIDEKAIRKEKPEDLVTALAEAKADAILSRLQNVDSFVEDVHTTLLITADTVVVYEGRIREKPSSKDEARHFIEEYSGGRADVVGSVLVTNLKTGRREAGWERAEVYFYDIPAQVVQSLIDEGITLNVAGGLMLEHPLTLPFVKEVIGTDDTVMGLPKSLTERLIQEALT
- the LOC104419744 gene encoding 7-methyl-GTP pyrophosphatase-like isoform X2, with the protein product MASMGSPFKIILGSSSMARRHILAEMGYDFTVMTADIDEKAIRKEKPEDLVTALAEAKADAILSRLQNVDSFVEDVHTTLLITADTVVVYEGRIREKPSSKDEARHFIEEYSGGRADVVGSVLVTNLKTGRREAGWERAEVYFYDIPAQVVQSLIDEGITLNVAGGLMLEHPLTLPFVKEVIGTDDTVMGLPKSLTERLIQEALT
- the LOC104419743 gene encoding 7-methyl-GTP pyrophosphatase isoform X3; its protein translation is MLLGRWVQKHFSRLFWLLAVVAVVVVVQIILGSSSMPRQHILAEMGYDFTVMTADIDEKAIRKDKPEELVTALAEAKVVVHEGRIREKPSSKDEARNFIEGYSGGRAEVVGSVLVTNLKTGRREAGWERAEVYFYDIPAEVVQSLIDEGITLNVAGGLMLEHPLTSPIIKEVIGTADTIMGLPKSLTERLIQEALTRPSSEACRNPA
- the LOC104419743 gene encoding 7-methyl-GTP pyrophosphatase isoform X1, whose product is MLLGRWVQKHFSRLFWLLAVVAVVVVVQIILGSSSMPRQHILAEMGYDFTVMTADIDEKAIRKDKPEELVTALAEAKADAILSSLQNVDSFVEDVHTTLLITADTVVVHEGRIREKPSSKDEARNFIEGYSGGRAEVVGSVLVTNLKTGRREAGWERAEVYFYDIPAEVVQSLIDEGITLNVAGGLMLEHPLTSPIIKEVIGTADTIMGLPKSLTERLIQEALTRPSSEACRNPA
- the LOC104419743 gene encoding 7-methyl-GTP pyrophosphatase isoform X2, whose protein sequence is MALMESPFKIILGSSSMPRQHILAEMGYDFTVMTADIDEKAIRKDKPEELVTALAEAKADAILSSLQNVDSFVEDVHTTLLITADTVVVHEGRIREKPSSKDEARNFIEGYSGGRAEVVGSVLVTNLKTGRREAGWERAEVYFYDIPAEVVQSLIDEGITLNVAGGLMLEHPLTSPIIKEVIGTADTIMGLPKSLTERLIQEALTRPSSEACRNPA